Proteins encoded by one window of Ignavibacteriota bacterium:
- a CDS encoding acyl-CoA thioesterase codes for MEINLVHSTFARVRYADTDRMGYLYNGNYLAFFEVGRNEIMRQYGIRYRDLEDAGYLLPLRDAYARYISPAYFDDYLEIRTSLNFTGGPILKFDYEIYRDETKISEGFTSHMFVTRETRRVVKPPKIFLDSISSINL; via the coding sequence ATGGAAATTAATCTTGTACATTCGACTTTTGCAAGAGTAAGATATGCTGATACAGACCGTATGGGCTATCTTTACAATGGAAATTATTTGGCATTTTTTGAAGTTGGAAGAAATGAAATAATGCGTCAGTATGGCATAAGATACCGTGATTTGGAAGATGCCGGCTACTTGCTGCCACTTCGTGACGCTTATGCAAGATACATTTCACCAGCTTATTTTGATGATTATCTTGAAATCAGGACATCTTTGAATTTTACCGGAGGACCTATATTAAAATTTGATTACGAAATTTATCGAGATGAAACAAAAATTAGCGAAGGCTTTACTTCTCATATGTTTGTTACAAGAGAAACAAGGCGTGTTGTTAAGCCTCCAAAAATTTTTTTGGACTCTATTTCGTCAATTAATCTTTAA
- a CDS encoding ParB/RepB/Spo0J family partition protein, which yields MTKSTKIKPGLGKGLGALIPSVEFHAETGFSVTKDSEDVGKNILSSIEVSQIRANPYQPRQDFDADSLDELKRSILKHGLITPITVRRSLNGYELVSGERRLRAHQLAELETIPAYVLDVNTSIQMLELAMIENIQREDLNPIETAHGYKRLIEEFNYTQEQVAERVGKDRSTITNFLRLLKLPENLQEALRAKDISMGHARALLALGDTAKMIWAGNEIISKKLSVRDTESLVKQIESNQSQGGIKSKSISKKEIISPEVKAVLTEKADNLRKSFGTQVRITPKTKQSGTIEFEFYSADDLERLIELFEIINKRMD from the coding sequence ATGACCAAATCCACAAAAATTAAACCCGGTCTCGGAAAAGGTCTTGGCGCATTGATTCCATCAGTTGAATTTCATGCTGAAACAGGATTTTCTGTAACAAAAGATAGTGAAGATGTCGGTAAAAACATACTTTCAAGTATTGAAGTATCTCAAATCAGAGCAAACCCTTATCAGCCGAGACAAGACTTTGATGCTGATTCCTTAGATGAATTAAAACGATCTATTCTTAAGCATGGATTAATAACTCCGATTACAGTGCGAAGGTCACTCAACGGTTACGAGCTTGTTTCCGGAGAAAGAAGACTTCGTGCACATCAATTAGCTGAACTTGAAACAATACCTGCTTATGTGCTTGATGTAAATACATCAATACAGATGCTTGAGCTGGCTATGATTGAGAATATCCAAAGAGAAGACCTCAATCCCATTGAGACAGCTCACGGATACAAAAGATTAATTGAGGAATTTAATTATACTCAGGAGCAGGTTGCTGAGCGTGTTGGAAAAGACCGCTCGACTATTACAAACTTCCTAAGACTATTGAAATTACCTGAAAATCTTCAGGAAGCACTCAGAGCTAAGGATATTTCAATGGGTCACGCAAGAGCTTTGCTTGCTCTTGGCGATACAGCCAAGATGATTTGGGCTGGAAATGAAATTATTTCCAAAAAACTTTCAGTACGTGATACAGAATCTTTGGTTAAACAAATTGAATCAAATCAGTCACAAGGTGGAATTAAATCAAAAAGCATATCCAAGAAGGAAATTATTAGCCCTGAAGTTAAGGCTGTATTGACAGAAAAAGCTGATAATCTAAGGAAATCTTTTGGCACACAAGTTAGAATTACACCTAAAACCAAACAGAGTGGTACTATTGAATTTGAATTTTACTCAGCAGATGATTTGGAACGTCTTATAGAATTATTTGAAATTATCAATAAGCGAATGGACTAA
- a CDS encoding ParA family protein has product MGKVISIANQKGGVGKTTTSVNLAASLAASEYSVLLVDIDPQANASAGVGVDSKRSDKTIYEVLVGDRNIRESIIKTEMPYLSLVPSHINLVGAEIEMVGIKHRELILKKILDEVRDEYDFIIIDCPPSLGLLTLNSLSASDSVLIPVQCEYYALEGLGQLLNTISIVQYQLNHDLEIEGVLLTMYDSRLRLSNQVVEEVRRHFGKKVFSTLITRNVRLSEAPSHGKPVILYDALCSGSQNYLELSKELVEKNKDLLKSK; this is encoded by the coding sequence ATGGGTAAGGTAATTTCAATAGCAAATCAAAAAGGCGGTGTCGGCAAAACGACTACGTCGGTCAATTTAGCGGCTTCGCTTGCCGCTTCCGAGTATTCAGTTCTCCTTGTGGATATTGACCCGCAAGCTAATGCTTCAGCAGGAGTTGGAGTAGATTCAAAACGCTCGGATAAGACAATATATGAAGTTCTTGTCGGTGACAGAAATATACGCGAGTCCATAATCAAGACTGAAATGCCATATCTTTCGCTTGTACCTTCGCATATCAATCTGGTAGGTGCTGAAATTGAAATGGTTGGTATTAAGCACCGCGAATTAATTCTAAAAAAAATACTGGATGAAGTCAGGGACGAATACGATTTTATTATTATAGACTGCCCCCCTTCGCTTGGTCTTCTTACTTTGAATTCTCTGTCAGCATCGGACTCTGTCCTGATCCCTGTGCAGTGCGAATACTACGCTCTCGAAGGACTCGGGCAGCTTTTGAACACAATATCCATAGTCCAGTATCAGTTAAATCATGATTTGGAAATAGAAGGCGTACTTCTAACTATGTATGATTCACGGCTGAGGCTTTCAAATCAGGTCGTGGAAGAAGTTCGTCGTCACTTCGGCAAGAAGGTTTTCAGTACTTTGATTACACGTAATGTTCGACTTTCCGAAGCTCCAAGTCACGGTAAACCTGTCATTCTATACGATGCCCTTTGCTCGGGCTCTCAAAATTATCTCGAATTATCTAAAGAACTTGTTGAAAAAAATAAGGATTTGTTAAAATCAAAATGA
- a CDS encoding NUDIX hydrolase gives MQIKKKIILVEIWQTLEDRFVSDLKIFRVRMKRRLNPLTKTDSEFVVLDSPNWVNIIPITTEGKIVMVEQYRHGTDNITLELPGGMAETSEDFSDAAMRECIEETGYLGIGKAEKIGEVLPNPAFLNNKCTTFVWKDCKREFQQNLDHNEIINIKEFSIGEVKSMIQSGKINHAIILNAFFFFFLKYDYLTKQSEWVR, from the coding sequence TTGCAAATTAAGAAAAAAATTATTTTGGTTGAAATCTGGCAGACATTAGAAGATAGATTCGTAAGTGATTTGAAAATTTTCCGGGTCAGGATGAAAAGGAGATTAAATCCTCTAACTAAAACTGACTCTGAATTTGTTGTGCTTGATTCTCCAAATTGGGTAAATATAATCCCGATTACTACTGAAGGAAAAATTGTAATGGTCGAGCAGTATCGTCATGGAACTGACAACATAACTCTCGAACTGCCGGGTGGTATGGCTGAAACAAGTGAAGATTTTTCTGATGCTGCTATGCGGGAATGTATTGAAGAAACAGGTTACTTAGGTATCGGTAAAGCTGAGAAAATTGGCGAAGTTCTTCCAAATCCTGCTTTTTTGAATAACAAATGTACTACTTTTGTTTGGAAAGATTGCAAAAGAGAATTTCAGCAGAATTTAGATCATAACGAGATAATTAACATAAAAGAATTTAGTATTGGTGAAGTAAAAAGTATGATTCAGTCAGGTAAAATTAATCATGCCATAATATTGAATGCTTTTTTCTTCTTTTTTTTAAAATACGATTATTTGACAAAGCAGAGTGAATGGGTAAGGTAA
- a CDS encoding isochorismatase family protein has protein sequence MRIKREDCVAVMVDVQSKLFPHIDANEELESNIIKLVKGLQVLGVPILITQQYTKGLGETIESLKELFGNEFRHIEKAEFSCLDNVDFQAEFMGLSRDHLIIFGIESHVCVLQTVIDAVAMGYIPVLVEDCISSRNPNDKTLAIVRAGYEGAIVTSSESLLFELTRISGTEEFKAISKIVK, from the coding sequence ATGAGAATTAAAAGAGAAGACTGTGTAGCAGTCATGGTTGATGTTCAGTCAAAATTGTTTCCTCATATTGATGCAAATGAAGAATTGGAGAGCAATATTATTAAACTTGTAAAAGGATTGCAGGTATTGGGAGTGCCAATTCTAATTACACAGCAATATACAAAGGGACTTGGTGAGACAATCGAAAGTCTTAAAGAACTGTTTGGAAATGAATTCCGACATATCGAAAAAGCTGAATTCAGTTGTCTGGATAATGTTGATTTTCAAGCTGAATTTATGGGTCTTTCGAGAGACCACCTCATAATTTTCGGTATAGAATCCCATGTGTGTGTTCTTCAAACTGTAATTGATGCAGTAGCAATGGGTTATATTCCTGTACTTGTCGAAGACTGCATTTCATCACGAAATCCAAATGACAAAACTCTCGCAATTGTTCGTGCCGGTTATGAAGGTGCAATTGTTACAAGCAGCGAATCATTGCTTTTTGAACTCACCAGAATTTCAGGTACTGAAGAGTTTAAAGCCATATCAAAAATTGTTAAATAA
- a CDS encoding type I restriction enzyme HsdR N-terminal domain-containing protein yields MPVPLNINDIDKLPKLNLPEYSFKFREDSFGCAEIYDQFRKRYIKLTPEEWVRQNFAVYLTKYLEYPQSRLKLEKTVKIGNSQKRCDIVYFDKNLGPEIIVECKSADIVIKRSPFAQIAMYNSLLKVKYLIVTNGLTHYIMQIDYLNNKFEILNYIPAYK; encoded by the coding sequence ATGCCTGTCCCGCTGAACATTAATGATATTGACAAACTACCCAAACTCAATCTTCCTGAATATAGTTTCAAATTCAGGGAGGATTCTTTCGGCTGTGCAGAAATTTACGACCAATTTCGCAAAAGATATATTAAATTAACACCTGAAGAATGGGTAAGGCAGAATTTTGCTGTGTATTTAACTAAATATCTGGAATATCCGCAAAGCAGGCTTAAACTTGAGAAAACTGTAAAGATTGGTAATTCTCAAAAAAGATGCGATATTGTTTATTTTGACAAAAATCTTGGACCCGAAATAATTGTAGAATGTAAGTCTGCTGACATTGTTATTAAAAGAAGCCCTTTTGCACAGATTGCAATGTATAATTCATTACTAAAAGTAAAATATCTTATAGTTACAAACGGTTTAACTCATTATATAATGCAAATTGATTATCTTAATAATAAATTTGAAATTTTGAATTATATTCCTGCTTATAAATAG
- a CDS encoding YraN family protein, whose product MNNISSKEMQSTRSKGTESESLASEFILNKGYEIIKRNFKFGRSSEIDIIAKDGNTIVFFEVKSRKSFEYGSPIESVPPAKRKAIYHAAKGYLYINKIENADCRFDFIGIDLRRDTPEITHIENAF is encoded by the coding sequence ATGAATAATATTAGCTCTAAAGAGATGCAATCTACAAGAAGCAAAGGGACTGAAAGCGAATCCCTTGCTTCTGAATTCATTCTTAACAAGGGTTATGAAATTATTAAACGAAATTTTAAATTCGGAAGAAGCAGCGAAATTGATATAATCGCAAAAGATGGAAATACTATAGTTTTTTTCGAAGTAAAGTCAAGAAAATCATTTGAATACGGAAGCCCTATAGAATCAGTACCGCCTGCGAAAAGAAAAGCTATTTACCATGCGGCTAAAGGATATTTATATATTAATAAAATTGAAAATGCCGACTGCAGATTTGATTTCATCGGAATTGACCTTCGCCGTGACACTCCTGAAATTACACATATCGAAAATGCTTTCTGA
- a CDS encoding amidophosphoribosyltransferase — MKRFHPNNPSIEVPKIDLDKARPNCAVVGVYGHPQAAIITYYALHALQHRGQEASGLTSIYYDEEKKKKKFAYKRGSGLVLDVFSEPGILTDVLKGDMAVGHNRYSTTGSSSSANIQPFNMIYSSGILSLAHNGNLTNTRTLRKQLIDEGSIFQTTTDSELFLHLIAKSRENTIIEKICSALRKTRGAYSVVIQTDNMLVAARDPHGVRPLSIGRIKTDDGYAYIVASESVAFDIVSAEYVRSVHHNEIVVIDEETKKTGKIKSYKIAEETPEARHCIFEYIYFSRPDSKIFGHSVDKVRRKLGKNLAEESPVFDADDKIRAVPVPDSGNTATIGFARVNSQVSSPTVFELGLIRSHYVGRTFIAPGQNNREFKVKAKFNTVKGIIENRTVVLVDDSIVRGTTSKALVQLVREANPKQLHMRITSPPIKHPCYYGMDFPSEEELIANYYKSEKEIGDALGVDTLHYLSTEKLMESVPDDKGVGYCTACFTGDYPIEIEDQNIEVNTNE, encoded by the coding sequence ATGAAAAGATTTCATCCAAACAATCCGTCTATTGAAGTTCCAAAAATTGATTTGGACAAAGCCAGACCTAATTGTGCCGTAGTAGGTGTTTACGGTCATCCACAAGCTGCAATAATAACATATTATGCACTTCATGCACTTCAGCATCGTGGGCAGGAAGCCAGTGGTTTAACATCCATATATTACGACGAAGAAAAAAAGAAGAAAAAATTTGCATATAAAAGAGGCTCAGGCTTGGTACTTGATGTATTTTCAGAGCCGGGAATTCTGACTGATGTTTTAAAAGGTGATATGGCAGTTGGTCATAACAGGTATTCGACAACAGGCTCATCTTCATCTGCAAATATACAGCCCTTCAATATGATATACAGCTCCGGAATACTCAGTCTTGCTCACAATGGAAATTTGACAAACACTCGTACTCTTAGAAAGCAATTAATTGATGAGGGCTCAATTTTCCAGACAACTACAGACTCCGAGCTTTTTCTGCATCTAATTGCCAAAAGTAGAGAAAATACGATTATTGAAAAAATTTGCTCTGCCCTTCGTAAAACCCGTGGAGCTTATTCTGTGGTAATTCAGACAGACAATATGCTTGTTGCTGCAAGAGACCCACACGGCGTCAGACCTCTGAGCATAGGCAGAATTAAAACCGACGATGGCTATGCTTATATTGTTGCATCTGAATCAGTCGCTTTTGATATCGTAAGTGCTGAATATGTTCGCTCGGTACATCATAATGAAATTGTTGTGATTGATGAAGAAACCAAGAAAACAGGAAAAATTAAAAGCTACAAAATTGCTGAGGAGACACCCGAAGCAAGACATTGCATCTTCGAATATATTTATTTCAGCAGACCGGACAGCAAGATTTTCGGACATTCAGTTGATAAAGTCAGACGTAAATTAGGAAAAAATTTGGCTGAAGAAAGCCCTGTTTTTGATGCTGATGATAAAATTCGAGCAGTACCTGTCCCTGACAGCGGCAATACTGCAACAATCGGTTTTGCGCGAGTGAACTCGCAGGTATCAAGTCCAACAGTATTTGAATTAGGACTTATTAGAAGTCATTATGTCGGCAGAACATTTATCGCACCAGGACAGAATAACCGAGAATTCAAGGTCAAAGCTAAATTCAATACTGTCAAAGGAATAATTGAAAACAGGACTGTTGTTCTTGTTGATGATTCCATTGTTCGAGGTACTACTTCAAAAGCACTTGTTCAACTCGTACGCGAAGCCAACCCTAAGCAACTTCATATGAGAATTACTTCGCCGCCAATTAAGCACCCTTGCTATTACGGAATGGATTTCCCAAGTGAAGAAGAGTTGATTGCAAATTATTATAAGTCTGAGAAAGAAATTGGCGATGCTCTCGGTGTGGATACACTGCATTATTTATCCACAGAGAAGCTGATGGAATCCGTACCGGACGATAAAGGTGTCGGTTATTGCACAGCTTGTTTTACAGGCGATTATCCAATTGAAATAGAAGACCAGAATATAGAAGTAAATACAAATGAATAA
- a CDS encoding choice-of-anchor I family protein, giving the protein MVIRRFLILSMMLLATSILSHSQVLVHYWNFNDPTNLATLTTPYSMLNGAGITHIPGGISQIDVAGGTGQNFNVDNLNARFGDASGNHLRFNDPIGGALVFSLPTTGFSDVVVKYATRRSGSGAGWQIVHYTTDGQNYIVLDTILPNNGNPTLITLDFSAIEAVNDNADFKIRFTFEQGPGGTVGNNRFDNFTLEGISEEGDIFPPVVTFAPVNNAIEIPVNVKPTITFNENIRLVNNAEINNSNAASVIIFKMNNANGSNVPFTATYSDKVLTVIPNQNLANSQTYYLALIANSIEDFSDNAIEDVQSIQFTTISLQTQFNKGDLIPVAYRMNSTGTPDEIALLTTVNILPGTKINITDAKYTDNAQSQCSGGIVWTAPQSGIPAGTVIQIQNDDNIANFGTVTGSSFGLSSSGDQVIVYTGTAQNPNYITALSSNAWIANNTTCGGSLSKIPAGLTDGINSINLSTAPDNVNGNTVNAFYNGPQNLPFNQLRPLILDPQNWVGTASGTPAQVWPSWAFPGPPTVVEVTVINYNTIRVVFNKDMNEASATNINNFTGVNGLAAITRSNNGNLRDTLWLNYSGSFQSGNNYTLTIQNVMDSEGQVMFTPYLFNFNYETKISFASNFLVFEEDDIFAKVVLKIENPSNASVNLVPKPAPFSTATVNSDFTFNTQTINITPTSNLELTFNIPIINDNIPEDDEYFVLSLENANGVTISGFNYATIYIRDNDTKIVAPKDELQLTYIGSFDADPATTSTTEIVAYDPISKRLFLTSAIENRFDISDFSNPSIIQKIKSINMTPYGGITSVAVNNGVVAVASPNADETLPGKVVFFDTDGNYLNHVTVGSLPDMVVFTNDGKKVLTANEGQPNNAYTIDPEGSVSIIDISGGIQNLTQNNVTTLDFTQFNANEAELIESGVRKLKKSSTLSQDLEPEYITISADNEKAWVTLQENNAIAEINLTNNSISSIWALGTRSAMITGNGFDASDNNNEILIANWPVKSFFIPDAVSSFSQNGTTFLVTANEGDEKEFSALNERTTVGNNNYRLDPNVFPNSDVLKQSYNLGRFRVSNLHGDADGDGFYEEIYSVGTRSFSIWNSDTKSLVWDSKNEFEQIIAKHPQYKSIFNADNGGSSTPKARSRAKGPEPEGVALARIGNEHYAFIGLERVGGVMAYNITNPNNPYFVDYHNSRIETNNGDLAPEGIIFINWDESPDGNNYVLVANEISGTVSVYQIITKPEINLNTVVACKNQAAELGNKIGNNIVSIINGSGDYSYTWSPSAGLINAGSGNPIVANPQYTTYYTLTAKDNVTGKTAQGMVKLEVSASPILNTPLIVRHPKNTVLDLSSITDGNISSGLAPYSVLWNDANGNIIEDIMIIPQIGTNQYFATAIDDNGCFSATKRVVVYVSPRKDATEEDIAFGVNGEIVLETYPNPVNDIMIANFGLSTSSAAKLIISDMTGAEILISNINSLADNFEINLSKLSSGVYFITVQTESDKVVKKFIKR; this is encoded by the coding sequence ATGGTAATTAGAAGGTTTCTTATACTTTCAATGATGTTATTAGCAACATCAATCCTCTCTCACTCACAGGTTCTGGTTCACTACTGGAATTTTAATGACCCCACAAATCTTGCCACACTAACCACCCCTTACTCAATGCTGAACGGAGCAGGTATTACTCATATACCCGGGGGAATTAGTCAGATTGATGTAGCTGGAGGCACAGGTCAGAATTTCAATGTAGATAACCTTAATGCCAGATTTGGTGATGCATCAGGAAATCATTTAAGATTCAATGACCCAATTGGAGGTGCATTAGTATTTTCATTACCTACAACAGGATTTTCTGATGTAGTAGTAAAATATGCCACACGTCGTTCAGGTTCAGGTGCCGGCTGGCAGATAGTTCATTACACAACTGACGGGCAAAATTATATTGTTTTAGATACAATACTTCCAAATAATGGTAACCCTACTTTAATTACTTTAGATTTTTCTGCAATCGAAGCAGTAAATGATAATGCTGATTTCAAAATTAGGTTTACTTTCGAACAAGGTCCCGGTGGTACGGTTGGTAATAACCGTTTTGATAATTTTACTCTCGAAGGAATTTCTGAAGAAGGCGACATTTTCCCACCGGTTGTTACTTTTGCCCCAGTCAATAATGCTATTGAAATTCCGGTAAATGTTAAACCGACTATTACATTCAATGAAAACATCAGGTTGGTAAATAATGCAGAAATAAATAATTCAAATGCTGCTTCAGTAATCATTTTCAAAATGAATAATGCCAATGGAAGTAACGTTCCTTTTACAGCAACATACAGCGATAAAGTATTAACAGTAATACCAAATCAAAATTTAGCTAATAGTCAAACATATTATCTTGCACTAATAGCAAATTCAATCGAAGACTTCAGCGATAATGCAATTGAAGATGTTCAGTCAATCCAATTCACTACAATTTCATTGCAGACTCAATTCAACAAAGGCGATTTGATTCCTGTTGCTTATAGAATGAACTCGACTGGCACACCAGATGAAATAGCACTTTTAACTACAGTTAATATATTACCCGGCACAAAAATCAATATTACTGATGCTAAATATACAGATAATGCACAGTCACAGTGCAGCGGCGGTATTGTATGGACTGCACCACAGAGCGGAATTCCTGCCGGTACAGTAATTCAGATTCAGAATGATGATAATATTGCCAATTTTGGTACAGTTACCGGTTCATCTTTTGGTCTTAGTTCAAGTGGGGATCAGGTAATTGTTTATACTGGTACAGCACAGAATCCGAACTATATCACAGCACTTTCTTCTAACGCATGGATTGCTAATAATACTACTTGCGGCGGTAGTCTTTCAAAAATTCCCGCCGGATTGACTGATGGAATAAATTCAATTAATTTAAGCACAGCACCAGATAATGTCAATGGTAATACAGTTAATGCATTTTATAACGGACCTCAGAATTTACCTTTCAATCAATTAAGACCATTAATATTAGACCCTCAAAATTGGGTTGGAACTGCATCAGGAACTCCTGCACAGGTATGGCCCTCATGGGCATTCCCAGGACCACCAACAGTTGTTGAAGTAACTGTTATCAATTACAACACAATAAGGGTAGTATTCAATAAAGATATGAATGAAGCATCGGCGACTAATATTAATAATTTCACAGGTGTAAACGGACTTGCAGCTATTACAAGAAGCAACAACGGTAACTTGCGTGATACATTATGGTTAAATTACAGTGGTTCATTTCAATCCGGAAATAATTATACTCTCACAATTCAGAATGTAATGGATAGCGAAGGTCAGGTTATGTTCACTCCTTACTTATTCAATTTCAATTATGAAACAAAAATTTCATTTGCAAGCAACTTCTTGGTATTTGAAGAAGATGATATTTTTGCAAAAGTAGTATTGAAAATTGAAAATCCTTCAAATGCAAGCGTGAATTTAGTTCCAAAACCTGCACCATTCAGTACAGCAACAGTTAACAGTGATTTCACTTTCAATACTCAAACTATCAATATTACTCCTACAAGCAATTTGGAACTTACTTTTAATATTCCGATTATTAATGATAATATTCCGGAAGATGATGAATATTTTGTATTAAGTCTTGAAAATGCAAACGGAGTAACAATTAGCGGTTTCAACTATGCTACTATTTACATAAGAGATAATGACACAAAAATAGTTGCTCCAAAAGATGAACTTCAACTTACATATATTGGTAGCTTTGATGCTGACCCTGCTACAACAAGCACAACAGAAATAGTAGCTTATGACCCGATAAGTAAAAGATTATTCCTAACATCTGCTATTGAAAATCGCTTTGATATTTCTGATTTTTCTAATCCTTCAATTATTCAGAAAATTAAATCTATTAATATGACTCCTTACGGCGGTATTACAAGTGTTGCCGTAAATAATGGTGTTGTTGCAGTTGCAAGCCCAAATGCAGATGAAACTCTTCCGGGTAAGGTAGTTTTTTTTGATACCGATGGTAACTATTTAAATCACGTTACTGTGGGTTCGCTTCCAGATATGGTGGTATTTACTAATGACGGAAAAAAAGTATTGACTGCTAACGAAGGTCAGCCAAATAATGCTTATACTATTGACCCTGAAGGTTCGGTAAGTATTATTGATATTAGCGGCGGTATTCAAAATTTAACACAGAATAATGTAACTACTCTGGATTTCACACAGTTTAATGCAAATGAAGCTGAGTTGATTGAATCAGGTGTCAGAAAATTAAAGAAATCAAGTACGTTATCGCAAGACCTTGAGCCGGAATATATAACTATATCTGCAGATAATGAAAAAGCATGGGTAACATTGCAGGAAAATAATGCTATAGCTGAAATTAATCTTACCAATAATTCAATTTCTTCTATTTGGGCTTTAGGTACAAGAAGTGCGATGATTACCGGAAATGGTTTTGACGCTTCAGACAATAATAATGAAATTCTGATTGCTAATTGGCCCGTGAAATCATTCTTTATTCCTGATGCAGTTTCATCATTTTCACAAAATGGTACAACTTTCCTTGTTACTGCAAATGAAGGTGATGAAAAAGAATTTTCAGCTTTAAATGAAAGAACTACAGTTGGTAATAATAATTACAGACTGGACCCTAATGTATTTCCTAATTCAGATGTATTGAAACAAAGCTATAATCTTGGAAGATTCAGAGTCTCAAATCTACATGGTGATGCTGATGGTGATGGATTTTATGAAGAAATTTACAGTGTTGGCACCCGCTCATTCTCAATTTGGAATTCTGATACTAAATCATTAGTATGGGATTCAAAAAACGAATTCGAACAAATTATTGCTAAACATCCGCAATATAAATCAATTTTCAATGCTGATAACGGTGGAAGTTCAACTCCAAAAGCAAGAAGTCGTGCAAAAGGTCCTGAGCCGGAAGGTGTTGCTCTTGCAAGAATTGGAAATGAGCATTATGCGTTTATTGGTCTTGAAAGAGTTGGTGGTGTGATGGCTTACAATATCACAAATCCAAATAATCCGTATTTTGTTGATTATCACAACAGCAGAATTGAAACAAATAATGGCGACCTTGCTCCTGAAGGAATAATCTTCATAAATTGGGATGAAAGTCCTGATGGTAACAACTATGTTCTTGTAGCTAATGAAATTAGTGGTACAGTTTCAGTTTATCAGATTATTACTAAACCTGAAATAAATCTTAATACGGTTGTTGCTTGCAAAAATCAAGCTGCTGAATTAGGAAACAAAATTGGTAATAATATTGTCAGTATAATTAATGGTTCAGGGGATTATTCTTACACATGGTCACCTTCAGCAGGACTTATTAATGCAGGTTCTGGTAACCCGATTGTTGCAAATCCACAGTATACAACCTATTACACTCTAACTGCTAAAGATAATGTAACAGGAAAGACAGCTCAGGGTATGGTAAAATTGGAAGTATCCGCTTCACCAATTTTGAATACTCCATTGATTGTGCGACATCCAAAAAATACAGTTCTCGATTTATCTTCAATCACTGATGGAAATATCTCAAGCGGCTTAGCTCCTTACTCTGTTTTATGGAATGATGCTAATGGAAATATCATTGAAGATATTATGATTATTCCTCAAATCGGTACAAATCAGTATTTCGCAACGGCAATTGATGACAATGGATGCTTCTCTGCAACCAAAAGAGTTGTTGTTTATGTCAGTCCAAGAAAAGATGCTACCGAAGAGGATATTGCATTTGGTGTAAACGGTGAAATAGTGCTTGAAACTTATCCCAACCCGGTTAATGATATTATGATTGCAAATTTCGGACTTTCAACTTCGAGTGCTGCTAAGTTAATTATCAGTGATATGACTGGTGCAGAAATCTTGATTAGCAATATCAATTCTTTAGCGGATAATTTCGAAATCAATCTGAGTAAATTATCTTCAGGTGTATATTTCATTACTGTCCAAACTGAAAGCGACAAAGTTGTGAAAAAATTCATAAAGCGATAA